A single window of Rhizobium sp. CCGE531 DNA harbors:
- a CDS encoding GntR family transcriptional regulator: MPNFSADTSRATDFSAPLYEVVKRQVTEAIMMGKWPAGTVLPSEIALSQMFGVAVGTIRRALMDLTNEGLLSRRRKTGTVVTGRTPQHSLRFFFHYFRLHGLDGSLQNSTSEVLSLERRQASEEECAGLRLESPAEIIAVHRLRSVGGKPVMHEVMALPAHLLPGFPEEKGDVPALLYLYLLDRYSIRISAVREQIAADMATEEDGRLLQLNLPGAVLTIDEVAYDQSAVPVLVAKHRATTRSHRYVHEVQ; this comes from the coding sequence ATGCCCAATTTTTCAGCAGATACGTCCCGTGCGACGGATTTTTCCGCGCCTCTCTATGAGGTCGTGAAGCGGCAGGTTACGGAAGCGATCATGATGGGCAAATGGCCCGCTGGGACTGTGTTGCCGAGCGAGATCGCATTGTCGCAAATGTTTGGCGTTGCAGTTGGTACGATCAGGCGCGCTCTTATGGATTTGACCAATGAGGGCCTGCTCAGTCGCCGTCGCAAAACCGGCACAGTTGTCACCGGGCGCACGCCCCAGCACAGCCTGCGCTTCTTTTTCCATTATTTCCGGCTGCACGGGTTGGACGGATCGCTGCAGAATTCTACTTCTGAAGTTCTTTCATTGGAGCGGCGTCAGGCAAGTGAGGAAGAATGCGCGGGCCTGCGGCTAGAAAGCCCGGCGGAAATCATCGCCGTCCATCGTCTGCGCAGCGTCGGTGGCAAGCCTGTCATGCACGAAGTCATGGCCCTGCCGGCGCATCTATTGCCCGGTTTCCCGGAAGAGAAGGGGGATGTGCCGGCGCTGCTTTATCTTTATCTGCTCGATCGCTACAGCATTCGTATTTCGGCTGTGCGCGAGCAGATCGCGGCCGACATGGCGACGGAGGAGGACGGCCGCTTGCTGCAATTGAATCTGCCCGGTGCCGTGCTGACGATCGATGAAGTCGCCTATGATCAGTCTGCGGTTCCGGTACTAGTTGCAAAACATCGTGCAACCACCAGAAGCCATCGATATGTGCACGAGGTCCAGTAG
- a CDS encoding ABC transporter permease produces the protein MVELLKRLLRTPQGAAGLILIILVFIVVAFGPWLAPRDPEAMSILARYKGPSMTFLLGTDQYGRDILSRLLIGARATVITAVVATLAGTLAGALIGTVSAYLGGRADEMIMRTIDAIMSIPNLLFALLIVNLLGSGSVNALVAVAVAFAPGMARITRSVALSIRKQDYVNAAIARGESSFYIILREMLPNVVAPIIVETTIRISFAVMLFATLSFLGLGAQPPATEWGLMISEARQYMHISAGILIWPSLAIAIVAVGFNLLGDGLRDALNPRTGG, from the coding sequence ATGGTTGAGCTTCTCAAGCGGCTGTTGCGCACGCCGCAAGGCGCCGCTGGCCTGATCCTCATCATTCTGGTGTTCATCGTCGTCGCATTCGGGCCGTGGCTCGCCCCCCGCGATCCCGAAGCCATGTCGATCCTTGCCCGCTACAAGGGGCCGAGCATGACCTTCCTGCTCGGAACGGATCAATATGGCCGCGATATTTTGAGCCGGCTTCTGATCGGCGCCCGTGCGACGGTGATCACGGCGGTCGTCGCCACGCTGGCCGGAACCCTTGCCGGCGCCCTCATCGGTACGGTGTCGGCCTATCTGGGAGGTCGCGCCGATGAGATGATCATGCGAACGATCGATGCCATCATGTCGATCCCGAACCTTCTGTTTGCGCTCTTGATCGTCAATCTGCTCGGCTCCGGCAGCGTCAATGCGCTGGTGGCCGTCGCCGTCGCCTTTGCGCCCGGCATGGCGCGCATTACCCGTAGCGTCGCCCTTTCCATCCGCAAGCAGGACTATGTCAATGCCGCCATCGCCCGCGGCGAAAGCTCGTTCTACATCATCCTGCGCGAAATGCTGCCCAACGTCGTCGCCCCGATCATCGTTGAGACGACTATCCGCATTTCCTTCGCGGTGATGCTGTTTGCGACGCTGAGCTTTCTCGGGCTGGGCGCCCAGCCACCGGCGACGGAATGGGGACTGATGATCTCGGAAGCACGCCAGTACATGCATATCAGCGCCGGCATCCTGATCTGGCCAAGCCTTGCAATCGCGATCGTCGCCGTCGGCTTCAACCTGCTCGGCGACGGTCTGCGCGATGCTCTCAACCCGCGCACAGGAGGATGA
- a CDS encoding ABC transporter permease, translating into MSPHYLIKRLLMIVYTLFVVSLVVFAITQILPADAAVMMLGENATSQALDALRQQMGLNDPVWLQYLHWLGGLLHGDFGQSLRTGQPIGPVMFEALGRSLLLACLSIGLMLVLAIPLGVIAAMRRGRLTDMLVSLVSYAGVSLPEFVTATVAVLVVSDWLKWLPATGYVPLTENFLDGIAHLALPVCVISIILIAHVSRMVRSELVDVLHTDYIRAARLKGLSASRILFGHALRNALLPTITVVALDVGYLLGGIIVVEEIFAIPGIGRQLIVAIQTRDLPSIQAGVLLMAATYSIVNFAADLLYAWLDKRIQYG; encoded by the coding sequence TTGTCACCGCACTATCTGATCAAGCGACTATTGATGATCGTCTACACGCTCTTCGTTGTGTCGCTCGTTGTCTTCGCCATTACCCAGATCCTGCCGGCCGATGCCGCGGTGATGATGCTGGGCGAAAACGCCACCTCCCAGGCGCTGGACGCCCTGCGCCAGCAGATGGGCCTCAACGACCCGGTCTGGCTGCAATATCTGCATTGGCTAGGCGGGCTCCTGCATGGCGATTTCGGCCAGTCGCTGCGCACCGGCCAGCCCATCGGTCCCGTCATGTTCGAAGCGCTGGGACGGTCCCTGCTGCTTGCCTGCCTGTCGATCGGCCTGATGCTGGTGCTCGCCATTCCGCTCGGTGTCATCGCCGCGATGCGGCGCGGCCGCCTGACCGATATGCTCGTCAGCCTTGTGTCCTACGCGGGCGTTTCCCTGCCTGAATTCGTGACGGCGACGGTTGCGGTACTGGTCGTCTCCGACTGGCTGAAATGGCTGCCCGCGACCGGCTACGTGCCACTCACCGAAAATTTCCTCGATGGCATCGCGCATCTGGCGCTGCCCGTCTGCGTCATCTCCATCATCCTGATTGCGCACGTCTCGCGCATGGTGCGCTCTGAACTCGTCGATGTCCTGCACACCGACTATATCCGCGCGGCGCGGCTGAAGGGCCTTTCCGCTTCGAGGATCCTGTTCGGCCACGCCTTGCGCAACGCGCTGTTGCCGACCATCACCGTCGTTGCGCTGGATGTCGGCTATCTGCTCGGCGGCATCATCGTCGTCGAAGAGATCTTCGCCATTCCCGGTATCGGCCGGCAGTTGATCGTCGCCATCCAGACACGCGACCTGCCCTCTATCCAGGCCGGCGTGCTGCTCATGGCGGCAACCTACTCCATCGTCAATTTCGCAGCCGACCTTCTCTATGCCTGGCTCGACAAGAGGATCCAATATGGTTGA
- a CDS encoding ABC transporter substrate-binding protein: MLKLNRRHFLAGTAALLTAPSFGLAQTAAPAKGGILRISVDQAASVIHPLLTRVNPEYMVTELLYSNLTRLKVDMTIEPDLAESWSANDALTEWTFKLRSGVKFHDGSPFTATDVVETFKAILNPNNASPARNNVGPIADVTAADSLTAVFKLSGPYADFPVAMAYTVARIIPASIATGDFKKLSTTANGTGPFKLVSYEPDRLIVFERNPDYYDPKRPYLDRVEIQVFPDISAQTSALLAGDVDIVSTVQPTEYLRMKDAQGVNALRIPSGQFCNINFGCDTKPFNDPRVRRALALTVDRQAMVDFVTEGFGTPGNDTPLNSSYHFYTDLPLRQANIEEAKKLLTEAGYPDGFEATLIASDKPSQRTQLAVALREMAKEAGIRINVQTMPHATYLDQVWKKGSFYVGFYNMQPTADAIFKLLYTSDAAWNETRWNNTAFDKVVNEARGITDETKRSALYAEAQKLMNEEVPSIIPVFFDVLAAKRDWVSGFEVHPRASVFRLDFTALTDKAPKRS; this comes from the coding sequence ATGCTGAAGTTGAACCGACGTCATTTTCTGGCCGGAACGGCAGCGCTCCTGACAGCGCCATCTTTCGGCCTTGCTCAGACTGCCGCGCCGGCAAAGGGCGGGATATTGCGGATCTCCGTCGATCAGGCGGCGAGCGTAATCCATCCGCTTCTGACCCGCGTCAATCCAGAATACATGGTCACAGAACTGCTCTATAGCAATTTGACGCGGCTGAAGGTCGACATGACAATCGAGCCGGACCTTGCCGAATCCTGGAGCGCCAACGATGCACTGACCGAATGGACGTTCAAGCTTCGCAGCGGCGTGAAATTTCATGACGGCTCGCCTTTCACCGCGACGGATGTCGTCGAGACCTTCAAGGCGATCCTCAATCCGAACAATGCGTCTCCGGCGCGCAACAACGTCGGTCCGATCGCCGATGTCACGGCTGCCGACTCCCTGACCGCCGTCTTCAAGCTCTCCGGCCCCTATGCCGACTTCCCGGTCGCCATGGCTTATACGGTGGCCCGCATTATCCCCGCCTCGATCGCGACCGGCGACTTCAAGAAGCTGTCGACGACGGCAAACGGCACCGGCCCCTTCAAGCTCGTATCCTATGAGCCCGACCGCCTAATCGTCTTCGAACGCAATCCGGACTATTACGATCCGAAGCGCCCTTATCTCGACCGCGTGGAAATCCAGGTTTTCCCGGATATCTCGGCACAAACCTCTGCCCTTCTGGCCGGTGACGTCGACATTGTCTCCACCGTCCAGCCCACCGAATACCTGCGCATGAAGGACGCTCAGGGCGTCAACGCATTGCGCATTCCGTCGGGCCAGTTCTGCAACATCAATTTCGGCTGCGATACCAAGCCGTTCAACGACCCCCGCGTCCGGCGCGCCCTGGCGCTGACCGTCGACCGTCAGGCCATGGTCGATTTCGTGACCGAAGGCTTCGGAACACCGGGGAACGACACGCCGCTGAATTCCTCCTATCACTTCTACACGGACCTGCCGCTGCGCCAGGCCAATATCGAGGAGGCGAAGAAGCTGCTCACCGAAGCGGGCTATCCCGACGGGTTCGAAGCCACTCTGATCGCTTCCGACAAGCCGAGCCAGCGGACACAGCTTGCCGTGGCGCTGCGTGAAATGGCCAAGGAAGCCGGCATCAGGATCAACGTCCAGACCATGCCGCACGCCACCTATCTCGATCAGGTCTGGAAGAAGGGCAGCTTCTATGTCGGCTTCTACAACATGCAGCCGACGGCCGACGCCATCTTCAAGCTTCTCTACACGTCCGACGCAGCCTGGAACGAAACGCGCTGGAACAACACGGCCTTCGACAAGGTCGTCAACGAAGCACGCGGGATCACCGATGAGACCAAGCGGTCGGCGCTCTATGCGGAGGCGCAAAAGCTGATGAACGAGGAAGTCCCCTCGATCATCCCGGTCTTCTTCGATGTCCTAGCGGCCAAGCGCGACTGGGTCTCGGGCTTCGAAGTCCATCCGCGCGCATCTGTCTTCCGTCTCGATTTCACCGCCTTGACCGACAAGGCACCGAAGCGGAGTTGA
- a CDS encoding M20/M25/M40 family metallo-hydrolase → MADQDLSLRSVPLANAMGAIERNVEIAVADLARMIAIDTSFPPGLGYLAFADLMEDLLTPLGFQTRRVTVPDALWRVANGPACGERVNLVAERAANKPICGLYYHVDTVPVSPGWQRDPLCLTQEGDQLFGLGAADMKGTIAATLLALSAARDHGVELAYDPMLLLCTDEEGGLYPGIRYLAEQGMLKGHIVNFNGSAAPRIWAGCFGVFNLQISLRGHAVHAGEGNRSGSGVNAIEGALPLLNALHALKPKIAAFESKLQPPPHASGPLRPQLSISAVNGGTSGGQVAAEVKILISRRYAPEESYDAARATLEDLVRVCVAQTPGLEFDIDLVGHLIPTTDPDGPHWPRWQRALSLGFGYQPSDFSKWGAASCSDFGYVQQAGVMQEILLGGLGRPESCIHSPEEHTTTTDIIALAKSILAYLAHDFSADLIPDNSASK, encoded by the coding sequence ATGGCCGATCAAGACTTATCACTCCGCTCAGTACCGTTGGCAAACGCCATGGGCGCCATCGAGCGCAATGTCGAGATCGCAGTCGCCGATCTGGCGCGGATGATCGCCATTGACACGTCTTTTCCGCCGGGTCTGGGCTATCTCGCTTTCGCTGATCTGATGGAAGACCTGCTGACGCCTCTCGGCTTTCAAACCAGACGCGTGACCGTGCCGGACGCGCTGTGGCGTGTCGCCAATGGCCCGGCTTGCGGAGAGCGCGTCAATCTTGTCGCCGAGCGAGCAGCGAACAAACCGATCTGTGGCCTTTACTACCATGTGGATACCGTTCCCGTGTCACCCGGCTGGCAGCGCGACCCGCTTTGCCTGACGCAAGAAGGAGACCAGCTTTTCGGACTAGGCGCCGCCGACATGAAGGGAACGATCGCCGCAACCCTGCTTGCGCTTTCCGCCGCCCGCGACCATGGCGTCGAGCTTGCGTATGATCCGATGCTGCTCTTGTGCACGGACGAGGAAGGCGGACTTTACCCCGGAATCCGCTATCTCGCCGAACAAGGCATGCTGAAGGGACATATCGTCAATTTCAATGGCTCGGCCGCACCGCGCATATGGGCCGGCTGTTTCGGTGTCTTTAACCTGCAGATCAGCCTTAGAGGGCACGCCGTTCATGCCGGCGAAGGCAACCGCTCCGGCTCGGGCGTCAATGCCATCGAGGGCGCCCTTCCCCTCCTCAATGCGCTTCATGCGCTGAAGCCGAAGATCGCCGCTTTCGAGTCTAAACTGCAGCCGCCGCCGCATGCGAGCGGCCCGCTACGGCCGCAGCTGTCCATATCCGCAGTCAATGGCGGCACGTCGGGCGGGCAGGTCGCGGCCGAGGTCAAGATCCTCATCAGCCGCCGTTACGCTCCCGAGGAAAGCTATGATGCGGCGCGCGCCACACTCGAGGATCTGGTGCGCGTATGCGTGGCGCAAACGCCCGGCCTTGAGTTCGACATCGATCTCGTCGGCCATCTGATCCCGACGACGGACCCCGATGGTCCCCATTGGCCGCGCTGGCAGAGGGCATTGAGCCTCGGCTTCGGCTACCAGCCTTCTGACTTCAGCAAATGGGGTGCCGCGAGCTGCTCGGATTTCGGTTACGTACAACAGGCAGGCGTGATGCAGGAGATATTGCTCGGCGGGCTCGGACGCCCCGAAAGCTGCATCCACAGCCCGGAAGAACACACGACAACGACGGATATCATCGCCCTGGCGAAAAGCATTCTTGCTTATCTCGCGCATGATTTTTCCGCCGATCTCATTCCAGACAATTCCGCGTCAAAATAA
- the atzF gene encoding allophanate hydrolase: protein MLPIILDLASLNSAYAAGLSPVDLVEEVIRRRKASDDPAIFITPTLDDDLRAAAKVLLARAPKPNSLPLWGIPFAVKDNIDVAGLPTTAACPAFAYHPDEDATVVARLQAAGALVIGKTNLDQFATGLNGTRSPHGAPRSVFDRDYVSGGSSSGSAVAVASGLASFALGTDTAGSGRVPAAFNNLVGIKPTPGLLPNVGVVPACRSVDVVTIFAATVGDGVAIRKVVEGYDAADPFSRKAASASLPVSGLRIGVLDGAEREFFGNRDVETLYDAAIERARTLGATIVPFDYAPFRQAAELLYNGPWVAERLAAVKDFLASNAADFDPTVRTIIEGAKTYDAVAAFEGRYKLEALRQKTRREWEKADILMLPTSPTTYTVEEMMADPIVKNGHFGRYTNFVNLLDCAAIAIPAGFDATGHLPAGVTLIGPAFTDEALAPFADAMHRSLSAGMGRDRAATIPEASRVPPANDGSVPIVVVGAHLSGMPLNHELTSAGGYRLKTCRTAGDYRLFALPGTVPPKPGLVREPGFTGGGIEVEVWAVSPEAFGCFVQKIPAPLGIGKVTLDDGTVVSGFLCESHATTGAKDITAFGGWRNFIRTAAATA, encoded by the coding sequence ATGCTCCCCATCATTCTCGATCTCGCTTCGCTCAACTCCGCCTATGCAGCCGGATTATCGCCCGTTGATCTCGTCGAGGAGGTGATCCGCCGCCGCAAGGCGTCCGACGATCCGGCGATCTTCATCACGCCGACCCTGGACGATGACCTGCGCGCCGCCGCCAAGGTGCTGCTGGCCCGCGCGCCGAAACCGAACAGCCTGCCGCTCTGGGGCATTCCCTTCGCGGTCAAGGACAATATCGATGTGGCGGGTCTTCCGACCACGGCCGCCTGCCCAGCCTTCGCCTATCATCCTGACGAGGATGCGACGGTGGTTGCGCGGCTCCAGGCCGCCGGCGCGCTGGTGATCGGCAAGACCAATCTCGACCAGTTCGCGACCGGCCTCAACGGCACGCGCTCGCCGCATGGAGCGCCGCGCTCGGTCTTCGACAGAGATTATGTGTCCGGCGGCTCGAGCTCCGGTTCGGCGGTTGCCGTCGCCTCAGGCCTTGCCAGTTTCGCGCTCGGCACCGACACGGCTGGTTCCGGTCGTGTGCCGGCGGCCTTCAACAATCTCGTCGGCATCAAGCCGACGCCGGGGCTGCTGCCGAATGTCGGCGTGGTGCCGGCCTGCCGCAGCGTCGATGTCGTCACTATTTTTGCCGCGACGGTCGGCGACGGAGTTGCGATCCGCAAGGTAGTGGAGGGCTATGACGCCGCCGACCCCTTCTCGCGCAAGGCTGCATCCGCCAGCCTGCCCGTCTCCGGCCTGCGGATCGGCGTGCTCGACGGGGCGGAGCGGGAATTCTTCGGCAACAGAGATGTGGAGACCCTTTATGACGCTGCGATCGAGAGGGCGCGCACCCTCGGCGCGACCATCGTTCCCTTCGATTACGCCCCCTTCCGGCAGGCGGCCGAGCTGCTCTATAACGGACCCTGGGTCGCCGAGCGGCTGGCGGCGGTGAAAGATTTTCTCGCCAGCAATGCCGCCGATTTCGACCCGACGGTGCGCACCATCATCGAAGGTGCGAAAACCTACGACGCCGTTGCCGCATTCGAGGGCAGATACAAGCTCGAAGCGCTGCGCCAGAAGACCAGGCGGGAATGGGAGAAGGCGGATATCTTGATGCTGCCGACCTCGCCGACCACCTACACGGTTGAGGAGATGATGGCAGACCCGATCGTCAAGAATGGGCATTTCGGCCGATACACCAACTTCGTCAATCTGCTCGATTGCGCGGCGATCGCCATTCCGGCCGGCTTCGACGCCACCGGCCACCTGCCGGCCGGCGTGACCCTGATCGGCCCGGCCTTCACCGACGAGGCGCTGGCCCCCTTCGCCGACGCCATGCACCGGAGCTTGAGCGCAGGGATGGGCAGGGATCGCGCAGCAACAATCCCCGAGGCAAGCCGCGTGCCGCCGGCAAATGACGGCTCTGTGCCGATCGTCGTCGTCGGGGCACATTTGAGCGGCATGCCGCTCAACCACGAGCTCACCTCCGCCGGTGGCTATCGGCTGAAGACCTGCCGGACGGCCGGCGACTACCGTCTCTTCGCGCTGCCGGGAACCGTCCCGCCCAAGCCGGGGCTGGTGCGCGAACCCGGCTTTACAGGCGGCGGTATAGAGGTCGAGGTCTGGGCAGTGTCACCCGAAGCCTTCGGCTGTTTCGTCCAGAAAATCCCAGCACCGCTCGGCATCGGCAAGGTTACCCTCGACGACGGCACGGTGGTTTCTGGCTTTCTCTGCGAGAGCCACGCCACAACGGGAGCCAAAGACATCACCGCGTTTGGCGGCTGGCGAAATTTTATTCGCACCGCGGCTGCCACGGCTTGA
- the uca gene encoding urea carboxylase, translated as MFNKVLIANRGEIAVRIIKTLRRMAIASVAVYSDADRFSKAVRMADEAIRLGPAPASESYLDIDAVIAACKATGAEAVHPGYGFLSENIGFAERLAREGIAFIGPTPDNIAAFGLKHRARELARESGVPLLPGSGLLETSDEALKAATEIGYPVMLKSTAGGGGIGMQLCHDPESLSAAFESVQRTARASFGDARVYLERFVAKARHVEVQIFGDGDGWVIALGERDCSLQRRNQKVIEETPAPGLSDAVRIRLHAAAVALGMSVRYRSAGTVEFIYDPAREEFYFLEVNTRLQVEHPVTEAVFGIDLVEWMIRQAADEDVLTGKENLVPKGAAIEARIYAEMPHAGFRPSAGLLTEVIFPDKIRVDGWIETGTEVSSYYDPMLAKVIVTAEDRASAIKALGKALEDSTISGIETNLDYLKSIAASDLLASGHVATTALKDFIFLPDVVEVVSPGAQSSLQELPGRLGLWHVGVPPSGPMDERSFRHANRLVGNADETAALELTVSGPVLKFFSDVTVALAGAQMPMTLNGMPAQHDAAILVKAGQTLSIGAIADAGQRAYLAVAGGFAAPEVLGSRATFGLGQFGGHATGTLRAGHVLRLARASQPAPKPANEPAELTRSWEVGVLYGPHGAPDFFLEEDIETLFSTEYEVHFNSARTGVRLIGPAPKWARTDGGEAGLHPSNLHDNAYAVGAIDFTGDMPIILGPDGPSLGGFVCPAVIARDEQWKMGQFKPGDKIRFHAVKRAEDPIAGPVVKRIGVDAGASIIGSSEVGPVPVVYRRQGDDNLLVEYGPMQLDIALRLRVHLLMQAIKEAKLPGLIDLTPGIRSLQIHYDGTGLARTRLLGLLTEIEASLPPAQAVKVPSRIVHLPLSWNDPDAELAMRKYQELVRPNAPWCPSNIEFIRRINGLADEQAVRDIVFDASYLVLGLGDVYLGAPVATPMDPRHRLVTTKYNPARTWTPENAVGIGGAYMCIYGMEGPGGYQLFGRTIQVWNTWRQTKVFSKEKPWLLDFFDQIRFFPVSHEELTEARAAFPHGGYPIRIEESEFSYAAYEAELAANAQAIGAFKARQQSAFEAERQRWKDLGLDSFSVDEGSGPGLSGDIPTGCFGVESAVPGNVWKVLVEEGQPVVAGETLAIIESMKMEINVTAHAAGRVRDLRAGPGRNVKAGDILVVLEEI; from the coding sequence ATGTTCAACAAGGTTCTGATCGCAAACCGGGGCGAAATCGCCGTCCGGATTATCAAGACATTGCGGCGCATGGCGATTGCTTCCGTTGCCGTCTATTCCGATGCCGACCGCTTTTCCAAGGCGGTGCGGATGGCCGACGAGGCAATAAGGCTCGGCCCGGCGCCGGCATCCGAAAGCTATCTCGACATCGACGCCGTTATAGCCGCCTGCAAGGCGACCGGCGCCGAGGCCGTGCATCCGGGCTATGGCTTCCTTTCGGAAAATATCGGCTTTGCCGAACGGCTGGCCAGAGAAGGTATCGCCTTCATCGGACCGACGCCCGACAACATCGCCGCCTTCGGGCTGAAGCATAGGGCCCGCGAACTGGCGCGTGAAAGCGGCGTGCCGCTGCTGCCCGGCAGCGGCCTCTTGGAAACGAGTGATGAAGCACTGAAGGCTGCCACCGAGATCGGCTATCCGGTGATGCTGAAATCGACCGCCGGCGGCGGTGGCATCGGCATGCAGCTTTGCCATGACCCGGAAAGCCTGAGTGCTGCCTTCGAGAGCGTCCAGCGCACCGCGCGCGCAAGCTTCGGCGACGCGCGTGTCTACCTGGAGCGTTTCGTCGCCAAGGCCCGCCATGTCGAGGTGCAAATTTTCGGCGACGGCGATGGCTGGGTGATCGCGCTCGGCGAGCGCGACTGTTCCTTGCAGCGCCGGAACCAGAAGGTGATCGAGGAGACCCCGGCGCCGGGATTGTCCGATGCGGTTCGGATCCGCCTGCATGCGGCGGCCGTCGCGCTCGGTATGTCCGTCCGCTACCGATCGGCGGGAACGGTCGAATTCATCTACGACCCGGCACGCGAGGAATTCTATTTCCTCGAGGTCAACACCCGCCTGCAGGTCGAGCATCCCGTGACAGAAGCGGTCTTCGGCATCGATCTCGTCGAATGGATGATCCGTCAAGCGGCCGACGAAGACGTGCTGACCGGAAAGGAAAATCTCGTTCCCAAGGGTGCGGCGATCGAAGCGCGCATCTATGCCGAGATGCCGCATGCCGGGTTCAGGCCGAGCGCCGGGCTGCTGACCGAGGTCATCTTTCCGGACAAGATACGCGTCGACGGCTGGATAGAAACGGGCACGGAGGTCAGCTCCTATTATGATCCCATGCTCGCCAAGGTGATCGTGACGGCCGAGGATCGCGCAAGCGCGATTAAAGCGCTCGGCAAGGCGCTCGAAGACAGCACGATTTCCGGTATCGAGACCAATCTCGATTATCTGAAATCGATCGCGGCCTCCGATCTTCTGGCGAGCGGCCATGTGGCGACGACAGCGCTCAAGGATTTTATCTTCTTGCCCGATGTGGTCGAGGTGGTTTCGCCGGGCGCCCAGTCGAGCCTGCAGGAGCTACCGGGGCGGCTGGGTCTCTGGCATGTCGGCGTGCCGCCAAGCGGGCCGATGGACGAGCGATCCTTTCGCCATGCCAACCGGCTGGTCGGAAATGCCGACGAGACGGCGGCGCTGGAGCTGACCGTCTCCGGGCCGGTGCTGAAATTCTTCTCAGATGTCACGGTCGCGCTGGCCGGCGCGCAAATGCCGATGACGCTGAACGGCATGCCGGCTCAACATGATGCGGCAATCCTCGTCAAGGCGGGTCAGACGCTTTCGATCGGTGCGATCGCGGATGCCGGCCAGCGTGCCTATCTCGCCGTTGCCGGCGGTTTCGCGGCCCCGGAGGTGCTTGGTTCGCGCGCGACCTTTGGTCTCGGCCAGTTTGGAGGCCATGCGACTGGAACACTTCGCGCCGGCCATGTGCTGCGGCTCGCCCGCGCTTCGCAGCCTGCACCGAAGCCGGCCAATGAACCGGCCGAACTCACGCGCAGCTGGGAAGTCGGCGTGCTCTACGGCCCGCACGGCGCTCCCGACTTCTTCCTGGAGGAGGATATCGAAACGCTGTTTTCAACCGAATATGAAGTTCATTTCAACAGCGCCCGCACCGGCGTGCGCCTGATCGGCCCCGCGCCGAAATGGGCGCGCACGGACGGCGGCGAAGCCGGGCTTCATCCTTCCAACCTGCACGACAATGCCTATGCGGTCGGCGCAATCGACTTTACCGGCGACATGCCGATCATTCTCGGTCCAGATGGCCCGAGCCTCGGCGGCTTCGTTTGCCCGGCGGTGATCGCGCGCGACGAGCAGTGGAAGATGGGCCAGTTCAAACCGGGCGACAAGATCCGCTTCCATGCGGTGAAGCGCGCCGAGGACCCGATCGCCGGACCGGTCGTGAAGCGCATCGGCGTTGACGCCGGCGCCTCGATCATCGGAAGCAGTGAGGTGGGACCGGTTCCTGTGGTCTATCGCCGCCAAGGAGACGACAATCTGCTGGTCGAATATGGGCCGATGCAGCTCGACATCGCGCTGCGCCTGCGCGTGCATCTTCTGATGCAGGCGATCAAGGAGGCGAAGCTTCCGGGGCTCATCGACCTTACGCCCGGCATACGGTCGCTGCAGATCCACTATGACGGAACCGGCCTTGCCCGCACGCGCCTTCTCGGCCTCCTGACCGAGATAGAGGCCTCCCTGCCCCCGGCGCAAGCGGTGAAGGTCCCAAGCCGGATCGTGCATCTGCCGCTCTCCTGGAACGATCCCGATGCCGAACTTGCGATGCGCAAATATCAGGAGCTCGTCCGCCCGAATGCGCCCTGGTGCCCGTCGAATATCGAGTTCATCCGCCGCATTAATGGCCTCGCCGACGAACAGGCGGTGCGCGACATCGTCTTTGATGCCAGCTATCTCGTGCTAGGGCTTGGCGACGTCTATCTCGGCGCGCCGGTCGCCACGCCGATGGACCCGCGCCATCGGCTTGTCACGACGAAGTACAATCCCGCCCGGACTTGGACGCCGGAAAACGCCGTCGGCATCGGCGGCGCCTATATGTGCATCTACGGCATGGAAGGCCCCGGCGGCTATCAGCTCTTCGGCCGGACGATCCAGGTCTGGAACACCTGGCGCCAGACGAAGGTCTTTTCCAAAGAAAAGCCATGGCTGCTCGACTTCTTCGACCAGATCCGCTTCTTCCCGGTGAGTCATGAGGAACTGACCGAAGCGCGCGCCGCTTTCCCGCATGGCGGCTATCCGATCCGCATCGAGGAGAGCGAATTCTCCTATGCGGCCTATGAGGCGGAGCTTGCCGCCAATGCGCAGGCGATCGGCGCTTTCAAAGCTCGCCAGCAATCGGCCTTCGAGGCCGAACGGCAGCGCTGGAAAGATCTCGGCCTCGACAGTTTCTCCGTCGACGAGGGCAGCGGTCCCGGGCTCAGCGGCGATATTCCCACAGGCTGCTTCGGCGTCGAAAGTGCCGTGCCCGGCAACGTCTGGAAGGTCCTCGTCGAGGAGGGCCAGCCGGTCGTCGCCGGCGAGACGCTCGCCATCATCGAATCCATGAAAATGGAAATCAACGTCACCGCTCATGCCGCGGGCCGCGTCCGCGATCTGCGCGCAGGTCCCGGCCGCAACGTCAAAGCCGGCGATATCCTCGTCGTGCTGGAGGAAATCTGA